GATAATACGACAACGAAAGCCGGACCTGTATATAAAAGTACCACCGCTACTGAAAGTGACGTTTCCCTTATAGCCGTAAAGTAGCTCCAATTAAAAAAGCTGATACTCAATAACCCTGTTCCAATAAAATAGTGGAGATCTTTCCACTTAATTCTTAATCGTTCAGGCTTACTGAAAACAAGGAATAGATAGAGCAATATTGTAGCGCTGACAAATCGAAATGCGACAATTTCATTTGTGTTGAATGAGTGCTGATCCAGATATTCAACAAAGAAACCTACGCACCCCCACAAAGCCGCAGCAACTGCGACAAAGAGATAAGGCAGAATGTTTTTAAAATACTGACTCAATGCAGAACCTGATTCAAATATTGTAATTCTACTGGAATCATAATGATACAAAAAAAGCCCTCATCACTGAGGGCTTTTTTAAATTTAGCGATATAGAAGCTTAAATTATCGACCGGTTGGTGTATGACCTTCGCACTTCAATTCAAACTGAAGTTCGTGATTGGCCGGTTCAGTAAAGTCGCCGTAACGGGCGTTTTCAAACGCTTCGCAGGCTTTATCCTTTTCACCTTGACCTTTGTATGCCATACCCATTTCAAAGTAGATTTTTGCCTGATCATTTACACCACCTGATTCATACTCCAAAGCTCTGGTTGCGTGCTGTAGAGCCTGATCCCATCGGCCTCTTTCATTATGGATAGCTGCCATTCTGTACTGAGCATCAGCTGACTGAGAATCGTATTGTTCTACTCTTTCAAGTAACTCCAACGCTCGGTTGTACTGCTCGTCTTCAAACAAATTTACAGCTCTGTAAATAAGTTCTTCAGCAGCACCTTCTCTGGCATTTTCAACAGTTCTGTTATCATTGGCGCGTTCACCAACTTCAATGGCTGTATCGAACCATTCCAACCAGGTATCAACATCGTCCGGACTCTGCTCTTTGATCACTATAGCTTTTTGATAATATGCCGTAGCATAATTTTCATTCAATTCAATGGCTGT
This is a stretch of genomic DNA from Rhodohalobacter barkolensis. It encodes these proteins:
- a CDS encoding tetratricopeptide repeat protein, whose product is MKSLKSIVLLFAAFSLTLFAVEQSHAQDARNEAIDLYNQAQELAGSGDFDNSIDLYRDALEIAQENDLNDITELIVERIPRVASSRASNAYRGYQNERSLESANNALEAFQEAKEIAEEFGNDQVKQQATAAIPQLYYIRSVLEFRAENYDAALADLDTAIELNENYATAYYQKAIVIKEQSPDDVDTWLEWFDTAIEVGERANDNRTVENAREGAAEELIYRAVNLFEDEQYNRALELLERVEQYDSQSADAQYRMAAIHNERGRWDQALQHATRALEYESGGVNDQAKIYFEMGMAYKGQGEKDKACEAFENARYGDFTEPANHELQFELKCEGHTPTGR